ATGTCAAAGACAGAACTTGCATTGCGATATCAGTCTAAAAAATAACCTGAGGGCTGCCAAAAGTGTCAGGCGTCCAAGGAGGAAACCTAAAACCTATACATCCTTAGGAGGGAAAACTCAAAATGTGGAGCCCCGCCATCAAACAGTTAAGTCACCAGATCTTTGAAGAACTTCAGCACCTTTACAGAGATTTTCACAGGCACCCTGAATTGAGTTTTAAAGAAAAGGACACTTCTGAAAAGATTGCGGCCTATATGGAAAACCTCGGCTGTACAGTGCAAAAAAACGTAGCGGGAACAGGTGTTGTCGCCCTTTTAATGGGGGCTAAAAAAGGGCCAACAGTCGCTATTCGTGCAGATATAGACGCCCTTCCTGTTGAAGAAAAAAGCGGCCTTCCCTATGAGTCGGTCTATGAAGGGCTGATGCATGCGTGTGGACATGACGTTCATATAACCTGTGCCCTTGGGGCGGCAAAAATTCTCGCTTCTTTGAAAAATGATCTTCAGGGAACTGTCAAATTTATTTTTCAGCCTGCCGAAGAAATAAACGCGGGAGCGAAAGCTATGATAGAAGAAGGTGTTCTTGAAAATCCTCATGTTTCCATGATCTTCGGTCTCCATAATCATCCGGAAATCCCGGTAGGAAAAGTCGCTCTCAAAGAAGGTCCCCTCATGGCTTCTGTAGATACCACCTTTGTAACCATAAAGGGCAGAGGAGGACACGGCGCCTTTCCCCATAAAGATATCGACCCCGTTGTGGCGGCAGCATCCATTATTATGAACCTCCAGACTATAGTGAGCAGAAATGTCGACCCGCAACATTCGGCCGTTGTAAGTTTTGGAACTATTCATGGCGGAACAGCCAATAATGTGATCCCTGATGAGGTAAAACTTACAGGGACTGTTCGCACTTTTGACCCGCACATTCGTGAGTCTATGGAACCATGGATGAGAAGAGTTATAGAGCATACCGCCGCAAGTCTGGGATGTACGGCTGATTTTTATTATCGGCAAGATCTCCCTGCCGTTATGAACCATCCCGAAGCCGCCGCTCTGGGGATGCAAGCCATAGAGGAAATTATTGGCAAAGAAGGGATTGTTATTCCTGTTCCATCCATGGGGGGCGAGGATTTTGCTATTTTTCAGGAGAAGGTGCCGGGATGCTTTTTCTGGCTGGGCGTCGGCAATCCTGATATTGACGCAATCCATCCATGGCACAGCCCCCGCTTTAAGGCCGACGAAGGGGCCCTTTCTATCGGGGCCGGCGTTCTGGCCCTTTCAGCGTATCGTGGTTTACTACACTGTCAAGGAG
This region of Aminobacterium colombiense DSM 12261 genomic DNA includes:
- a CDS encoding M20 metallopeptidase family protein; translated protein: MWSPAIKQLSHQIFEELQHLYRDFHRHPELSFKEKDTSEKIAAYMENLGCTVQKNVAGTGVVALLMGAKKGPTVAIRADIDALPVEEKSGLPYESVYEGLMHACGHDVHITCALGAAKILASLKNDLQGTVKFIFQPAEEINAGAKAMIEEGVLENPHVSMIFGLHNHPEIPVGKVALKEGPLMASVDTTFVTIKGRGGHGAFPHKDIDPVVAAASIIMNLQTIVSRNVDPQHSAVVSFGTIHGGTANNVIPDEVKLTGTVRTFDPHIRESMEPWMRRVIEHTAASLGCTADFYYRQDLPAVMNHPEAAALGMQAIEEIIGKEGIVIPVPSMGGEDFAIFQEKVPGCFFWLGVGNPDIDAIHPWHSPRFKADEGALSIGAGVLALSAYRGLLHCQGADS